In a single window of the Diospyros lotus cultivar Yz01 chromosome 10, ASM1463336v1, whole genome shotgun sequence genome:
- the LOC127811565 gene encoding glucosamine 6-phosphate N-acetyltransferase-like, which translates to MQNNNSSLEEEAFKVRKLEISDKDKGFIQLLQQLTSCDSVSDKEFEERFQELSSYGDNHLVCVIEDTRSGKIVASGSVFIEKKFIRNCGKVGHIEDMVVDSSVRGMQLGKKIVGFLTDHARSMGCYKVILDCSTENRAFYEKCGFKQKEIQMVRYFI; encoded by the coding sequence ATGCAGAACAACAACTCCTCTCTTGAAGAAGAGGCATTTAAGGTTCGGAAGTTAGAGATTTCAGACAAAGACAAAGGCTTTATCCAACTGTTGCAGCAACTAACTTCATGCGATTCTGTCTCTGACAAAGAATTCGAAGAGCGATTCCAAGAGCTCAGTTCATATGGCGACAACCATCTGGTTTGTGTAATTGAAGATACTCGTTCAGGGAAGATTGTTGCGAGCGGAAGCGTGTTCATCGAAAAGAAGTTCATAAGGAATTGTGGGAAAGTTGGGCATATTGAAGATATGGTGGTCGACTCTAGTGTCCGGGGAATGCAACTAGGAAAGAAAATTGTTGGTTTCCTGACGGATCACGCTCGATCAATGGGTTGCTACAAAGTCATCCTTGACTGTAGCACCGAGAATCGAGCATTTTATGAGAAATGCGGTTTCAAGCAAAAGGAAATTCAGATGGTGAGGTATTTCATTTGA